In the Phenylobacterium soli genome, GTCCGCGCCGCGGAATGGCTGACCCGATGGGCTGATGAAGACGCTGCGCCGCGCGCCGTCGGCGTCGGGAACCATGCCTTCGCGGGGCGGTCCACCGCGGCGGAAGCCGTGGCCGCCGCCCCGGCGCGGCGGCTCGGAGGCGCAGGCGGCGAGCGAGACGACGAGGCCCACGACGATCATCGGATTCAGCATCTTCATCCGGGCCCTCCGCTGCGCGATCCGCGGAGCCATGCCCCAGCGGCGCGGCCGAATTGCGCCGCTTGTATTTCACGCCGAAGCGCTTCCGTTCCGGCGCAGTTTGGGGCTCTACTCGCCGCGTCGGAGGCGGGAGCTCGATAAGATGGTGCTGCACTTCATCGTCCGCGCGCTGTTCGCCGCGCTGGGGCTGTGGCTGTCGGCGCGGTTCGTGCCGGGGATCCGGGTGCGCGACACCGAGACCCTGCTGCTGGCCGCCGTGCTGCTGGGCCTCGTCAACGCCTTCATCCGGCCGATCGTCTTCGTGCTCACCCTGCCGCTGACGGTGGTGACCCTGGGCCTCTTCCTGCTGGTGGTGAACGCCCTGATGATCCTCCTCGTCTCGGCCCTGCTGCGCGGCTTCCACGTGGACGGCCTGGTCGCGGCGGTGCTGGCGGCGATCGTCACCGGCATCACCAGCTGGATCGGCCACGCCGTCCTGCGCGACGCCGGCTTCTAGACGGCCTGCTGGGCGGCCCCGGCGGCGAACAGCCCCTCGATCTCGGCCTCGCCGAAGCCGGCCTCGCGCAGCACCTCACGGGTGTGCTGGCCAAGGCGGGGCGCGGGCGTGCGCGGGCCGTGGTCGAGGCCCGGGAAGCGGACCGGCGCGGCGGGCGCGGCGAAGGCGCCGCCCCAGCCGTCCGGCGTCTCGACGAAGCAGCCGGCCTCGTGCGCCTGAGGGTCGGCGACGACCTCGTCGAGGGTGGCCATGGGCGCCCAGATCACGTCGGCTCGCGTCATCAGGGCCCTGACCTCGTCTAGGGTGAGGCCGGCGAAGGCGTCGTCGAGCACCGCCCGCACCTCCCGCACCGCCTCGAGGTCGAGGATCGGCACGGCGTAGCGGGGGTTCTCCACCATGTCGGCGTGGCCGAGCTGGGCGAGCACTGCCGGCAGGTCGCGCGGCGCGCGCGAGGCGACGCAGAACCAGCGCTCGTCGCGGGTGCGGAAATAGCCGGAGAGGGCGCCGGGCCGGTCGTCGCGCGGCTGGGCGGTGACGGCCTCGCCGTAGCGCAGGTGGATCGAATAGTCCCAGCCGAGCGCATAGACGCCGGCGCGGATCAGCGCGGTCTCCACCTGGCGGCCGCGGCCGGTGGCGTGGCGCTCGTGCAGGGCGGCGAGGACGCCGGAGAGGGTCGCGAGGGCGGTGACGTGGTCGCCGAACCCCGGCCGGCAGGTGAAGGGCTCCTGGTCCGGCGGGATGGTGGCGTGGGCGACGCCAGAGCGGGTCCAGAAACCGGTCAGGTCGAAGGCCGGGATGTCGGCCTCCGGGCCGGTGAGGCCGTAGCCGGTGACATTGGCGTAGATCAGCCGCGGCAGCTCGTCCTTCAGGCTCTCGTAGTCAAGGCGGGCGCGCTTGAGGGCGCCGGGACGGACGTTGGTGACGAAGACGTCGGCGTCCTTGAGGATCGCCAGCAGGGCGGCGCGTCCGGCGGGGCTGGCGGTGTTGAGCACCACCCCCCGCTTCCCGCGGTTCTCGTTGGAGAAGATCGGGTTGCCCGGGCTCTCCTCGGTGTCGGGCCAGAAGCCGCGGGTCGCGTCCCCGGCGGCGCTCTCCACCTTGATGACGTCGGCGCCCCAGTCGGCCATGACCGCGGCGCAGCCCGGCCCCGCCACCCAGGTCGACCACTCCACGACCTTCACGCCCGCGAGCAGCATCGGCGTTCCTCCCGCCTTCGTTCTTATGAAGCCAAGAGTGCCGCAGGGGCGGGGCGGAGGGAAGCGCCCATCCGGACTGGCCGTCCATGGTCAAGCTTCAGAATCGGCTTGAGTTTTTAGGGCCTGTGGATAAGTCTTGCGGGTGCTGGGCGAGTCTGGTCGACCCGTTTGCAGCGCGTGGGCGCGGCAGGCTGCGGCGCGCAAATTTTTTCGAAAAAAGTGATCGGCACGCGGAACGCCTTTTGGGGAGTGCGTGTTTAGGGCAGTGCGGAGGCGGCGACGCCCCCCCCGACTTGAGACTGGCGACCATGCCAGTCTGCCGTCTCCGCACCCCTTTTCTCGATGATGCACACTGGCGGGCCGTATGGCCCGCCTCTTTCTTTGCGGCGGGCCTTATGGCCGCCTCATGCACCTTCGTGCGTTCCGAGACAGGCTCAGCGCGCGGCGAGGTGAAGGGTGACGTCGGCGCGGCGGCGCAGGGGCGCGGCCTTGCCGTCGGCGGTCACGGCGCCGGCCTGGCCCGCGGCGCCGACCTGGAAGTCGGCGGCTGGCAGGCCGTTGGCGGCGAGCGCGGCGGCGACCGCCTCGGCCCGGCGCTTCGAGAGCTCGAGGTTGGCGTCAGGGGCGCCGGCGGCGTCCGCCAGGCCCACCACATCGACCGTGGTCACGCGGCAGCCGCGCGCCTGGCTCGCCGCCTGATCGATGACCAGCCGGCCCTCGCGGGTCAGGGCCGCCGATTGCGGCTCGAAATAGATCTGCACCGTCTGGTCCACGCAGCGCGCGGACGCGCGCACCAGCCGGGCGCGGGCGTTCTGCACCGTGGCGCAGCCGCCCAGGCTCGCCGCAGCCCCGAAGGCGACGGCCGTCGCCAGCACCATGGTCTTCATCTGCCCCTCCAGCCCTCAGACTCCCAGCCCCTCGAAGGGGGCGCGATAAAGGGCGGCCGGAGGTCCGGCCGCCCTGCCGATCGATGATCGGAAACCGTCCGCCTCAGTAGCGCGGCGAGCCGTCTTCCCAGTAGTACCGGCCGGTCGCAGGATCGTAATAGTAGTACCGGCCCGCACGATCGTCATAGTACTGGCGGCGGTTGACGTTGGCCGTCGAGCCGCAGCCGCCCTGGTCCCGGCAGCCCTTCACGGCGCCGGCCGCACCGCCGACCGCAGCGCCGATCGCCGCGCCGGTCGCCGCATTGCCGGAGCCCACGTTGTTGCCGATCACGGCGCCCGCGACTGCGCCGAGCGCGGCGCCGCCGAGCGTGGTGTTGGTGGTGTGCGGGTCGTCCGCGCAGGCGGCGACCAGAACGCCGGCGCCGGCGAGCGCGATCAATGGCTTGAGCATCCTTGGCTCTCCTTTGCTGTCCCCAGTCGGGGTCCCCTGGCGGGCCTAACGCCAGTCAAGCGTTGCAGTTCCCCCGCCTCTGGCGCGGAACCCGGGAGGAAGAACGCCGTTGGATGGCGCAACGAAGAGCCTCTAGCGGAGCAGTCCCATGGTTGCCGGACGCCTGGGCGACGATCCTCAAGACCGTGACACGTCAGCGGGCGCGGTCCGGGGGGATGCGATGGACAAGCAGGACCTGCGCGAGGCGTACGAGCACGGCCGGCGAGACGAACGCGCCCGCCGCAAGCGCCATCCGATCGGCATGACCCTGACCTTCGCCTTCGCCCTGGTGGGCCTGGTGCTGCTCGCGCTGGCGGTGATCAACGGCTCCTTCGGCCGGGCCGGCGAGGTGGTGGATCACAGCCTGTCGATCGCCGCCGACCGGGCGCCCTCGGCCGCGGCCAACGCCGGGCAGGCGGTGCGCGACGCCACCGACAGCGCGCGGGCCAAGGCGTCCGACGCGGCGGGCTGACCATCCTGGACACCGCGAGCGTGACGCGCATCCGCCGCGTCGAGGTCGTCGCCAACCTGGCGTCCGGAGGCGTCGACAAGGATGCGCCCGACGAGATCGAGAAGATCTTCGCCGACCACGGGCTGAACGCCCACGTCTGCGCGCCCGAGACCCACGACCTGACCAACTGCCTGCGGGCGGCGGTGGACGCCGCGCCCGACCTCCTCGTCGTGCTGGCCGGCGACGGCACGGCGCGGACCGCCGCCGAGCTGTGCGGGCCCGAGGGGCCGCTGCTGGCGCCGCTGCCCGGCGGGACGATGAACCTGTTGCCGCGGACGATCTACGGCAAGCGCTCCTGGCAGGACGCCCTTTCCCTGGCCCTGGCCGAGGGCGAGGCGCGCAACCTCGGCGGCGGCATGGTCGGCGACCATCCATTCCTGGTGGCCGCGGTGCTGGGCTCGCCGGCCCTGTGGGCGCCGGCCCGCGAGGCGGCGCGCTACGGCGAGCCGTGGCTGGCGCTGGCCTGGGCCCGGCGGGCGTTCCAGCGGGCGTTCTCCGGCCGGCTGCGCTACAGCCTGGACGGCGGCGAGCGGGAGAAGGCGGAGGCGGTGGTGTTCATGTGCCCGCACGTGTCCCGCGCCATGGCCGACGAGACCCCGGCCCTGGAGGCCGCCGCGCTCGATCTGCACGGCACGGGCGACGCCTTCCGGCTGGGGCTGAACGCCCTGGTGCGCGACTGGCGCGACGACCCGGCGGTGGTGACGCGTCCATGCCGCCGGGCGCGGGTCTGGGCCTCCAAGGGAATCCCCGCCTTGCTGGACGGCGAGCTGCATCGACTGTCGTCCTCCACCGAGGTGAGCTGGCGAC is a window encoding:
- a CDS encoding phage holin family protein, coding for MLHFIVRALFAALGLWLSARFVPGIRVRDTETLLLAAVLLGLVNAFIRPIVFVLTLPLTVVTLGLFLLVVNALMILLVSALLRGFHVDGLVAAVLAAIVTGITSWIGHAVLRDAGF
- a CDS encoding CaiB/BaiF CoA transferase family protein; protein product: MLLAGVKVVEWSTWVAGPGCAAVMADWGADVIKVESAAGDATRGFWPDTEESPGNPIFSNENRGKRGVVLNTASPAGRAALLAILKDADVFVTNVRPGALKRARLDYESLKDELPRLIYANVTGYGLTGPEADIPAFDLTGFWTRSGVAHATIPPDQEPFTCRPGFGDHVTALATLSGVLAALHERHATGRGRQVETALIRAGVYALGWDYSIHLRYGEAVTAQPRDDRPGALSGYFRTRDERWFCVASRAPRDLPAVLAQLGHADMVENPRYAVPILDLEAVREVRAVLDDAFAGLTLDEVRALMTRADVIWAPMATLDEVVADPQAHEAGCFVETPDGWGGAFAAPAAPVRFPGLDHGPRTPAPRLGQHTREVLREAGFGEAEIEGLFAAGAAQQAV
- a CDS encoding OmpA family protein yields the protein MKTMVLATAVAFGAAASLGGCATVQNARARLVRASARCVDQTVQIYFEPQSAALTREGRLVIDQAASQARGCRVTTVDVVGLADAAGAPDANLELSKRRAEAVAAALAANGLPAADFQVGAAGQAGAVTADGKAAPLRRRADVTLHLAAR
- a CDS encoding YMGG-like glycine zipper-containing protein gives rise to the protein MLKPLIALAGAGVLVAACADDPHTTNTTLGGAALGAVAGAVIGNNVGSGNAATGAAIGAAVGGAAGAVKGCRDQGGCGSTANVNRRQYYDDRAGRYYYYDPATGRYYWEDGSPRY
- a CDS encoding diacylglycerol/lipid kinase family protein gives rise to the protein MTRIRRVEVVANLASGGVDKDAPDEIEKIFADHGLNAHVCAPETHDLTNCLRAAVDAAPDLLVVLAGDGTARTAAELCGPEGPLLAPLPGGTMNLLPRTIYGKRSWQDALSLALAEGEARNLGGGMVGDHPFLVAAVLGSPALWAPAREAARYGEPWLALAWARRAFQRAFSGRLRYSLDGGEREKAEAVVFMCPHVSRAMADETPALEAAALDLHGTGDAFRLGLNALVRDWRDDPAVVTRPCRRARVWASKGIPALLDGELHRLSSSTEVSWRPNVARILAPPKED